Below is a genomic region from Ancylomarina subtilis.
TTTTATTTCATCTTCGAGGCTGATAATTTCAGAATATCGGTTGCCTAAAATCCTCCGGTAGAAAAGTGCCAGATAGTCGATGTGTTTCTCGGCCTGATCGATATGTTTTTTTCGAATCAGGCTAATGATGCCTTCCAATGAACTATACAGGAAATCAGGATTGATTTTATTTCTAAAGACTTCAAGTTCGTATTTAATGTTTCTTCTGTTGACCTCTTCTTTTTGAAGCAGGAGTGAATTTTGTTTGTCCAGAAATGTGATACTGATATAGAAGAGGTGGAAAAGGATTCCGTCAAGAAGAAAAACAATAAGGAGAGATACCAGTTGAGAGCTGAAGCCACTCATTCCAATATAATAATTAAAATAGAGCCACAAACATATCGATACCTCTGAAAGGGTAATGATGAAACTACCCGAAAACATAAGACCTGTTTTTAACCAGGGTGTTGAGGTGAATCGCTTGTTTTTTTCAAACGTATTTATCCAAAATCGATAGCTTTCGAATAAAATATAGTTGACCAGAATCATGAATACCAATTCATCGGGTTGAAAATTATTGATGATTTCTGACAATCGGTCGAATACCAATAGAAGCAGCATGTATACAAAAAGTCCTGCGACAAGAGGTGCGAATATTCTGTATAGTGATTGATTTAGGTATTGGGTTTTCATTGTATAGTCTTAGTGGCTGTTTTAAGTATTCAGTAAATTAAAAGTAATTTGTTAGTTCATGTTTTGATTGTTATTACTAATGAGCGGTAAGCTTACTGTAAAGAAATCTGTTTTCTCAAGCTTGATATTCTCATTGGTGAAAAACGCGTAACGCTGTTTAATGTTTTCAATCCCAATTTGAAATGATTCTGCTTGTTTTCGTAATGGGTTGATATTATTGCTAACATGCAGGTAGTTGTTTTTGCACACTAATTTTACTTCTAGCGGAGAATTTGGGGAGATTAGGTTGTGCTTAATTGCATTCTCGACCAGCATCTGTATACTCAAGGGTGGTACAAGACTACTCTGAACGACTTCTGGTAATTCAACACTTAGCTTGTATGAGTCTTGAAATCGCATTCTAAGAATGTAATTATAGGCTTCAACAAAGGCCAATTCTTTTTTTAGAGGGATTAGAGCTTTGTCGTTCTGATCCAGAATAAAACGGTAACTCTCAGCAAATTTTCGAATAAATTCTTCTGCTTTTTCAGCATCTTTATAGAGTAAGGATGAAATGGTATTGAGCGAGTTGAACAGGAAATGTGGGTTGAGCTGCGATTTTAGAGCTTTAAATTGCAAATTCATTTGATTGTTAATCATCTCTACAGACTTAATCTCTTCTTTTTTAAGGGCATTAAAAGAAAAGATCATAAAATCGAGAATAGTATAAATAAACACGAAAATGAACAGAATCAGCAAGGCTTTTAGAAAATCATCTTTATGTTCCAGCCAAAACGTCTCGTAAGTCATACCCGTGTGTAAAATCATGTCGAAAAGCTCGAGATAGACTATGATGAGAATACAGCCAGCTATAAATAAACTGAGGCTTTGTGATAGAAAACGTAAACTGTGCTTTTTTTTCCAACTGACAACTTTATTAAGCAGTTTACCAATCCCAAATGCCGAAAAACCAGCTAATAAGCCAAAAATGGCAGAGATGAAAAATAAGAGAAATTCCTTTTGCAGAGAAGGTAAATCGCCTACCTGACTATAATGAATAAGCATGTAGCTAAGTATTCCTATAACCGGACTAATGATGATAAAACGCCAATTTTTAGACATCGTATATAAAGTGTTTGGAATATCTGAAAGGTACAAATTGAGCAACAATAAATGAACTCAATTTTAAAATAACTTCATGGCTACTTTAAATGTAGAGCCATGAAGTATTACAAACTAGAAAACTTACTATGAAAATTTTAATATCGTTTGTGTGAATAAATGGCTTTCATAATTCTGCCATAA
It encodes:
- a CDS encoding histidine kinase, whose translation is MKTQYLNQSLYRIFAPLVAGLFVYMLLLLVFDRLSEIINNFQPDELVFMILVNYILFESYRFWINTFEKNKRFTSTPWLKTGLMFSGSFIITLSEVSICLWLYFNYYIGMSGFSSQLVSLLIVFLLDGILFHLFYISITFLDKQNSLLLQKEEVNRRNIKYELEVFRNKINPDFLYSSLEGIISLIRKKHIDQAEKHIDYLALFYRRILGNRYSEIISLEDEIKKVEHYQEIQNYLYSGNLHIEWQLEHDAKQIMIVPNTILQAINLIEQTQLVNTNTELKIKIEEEKEYISFSYKSSARLKRAVNPETLLDSINHSIHFYSNLKASCVEGNTLCKVKIPKIELENH
- a CDS encoding sensor histidine kinase codes for the protein MSKNWRFIIISPVIGILSYMLIHYSQVGDLPSLQKEFLLFFISAIFGLLAGFSAFGIGKLLNKVVSWKKKHSLRFLSQSLSLFIAGCILIIVYLELFDMILHTGMTYETFWLEHKDDFLKALLILFIFVFIYTILDFMIFSFNALKKEEIKSVEMINNQMNLQFKALKSQLNPHFLFNSLNTISSLLYKDAEKAEEFIRKFAESYRFILDQNDKALIPLKKELAFVEAYNYILRMRFQDSYKLSVELPEVVQSSLVPPLSIQMLVENAIKHNLISPNSPLEVKLVCKNNYLHVSNNINPLRKQAESFQIGIENIKQRYAFFTNENIKLEKTDFFTVSLPLISNNNQNMN